A region from the Lycium barbarum isolate Lr01 chromosome 8, ASM1917538v2, whole genome shotgun sequence genome encodes:
- the LOC132607748 gene encoding uncharacterized protein LOC132607748, which yields MEAAGLNVEDELKVQSFSIRQMYLKLMTTLLRVGWRKLIYSNPSPPKWLFMGYLVVNGIVYSKDRLIKWGMDMDPLCQLRKGVAETINHLFFTCLVAAALWNKLLQWQGITRQCWD from the coding sequence ATGGAGGCAGCTGGACTGAATGTCGAAGATGAACTTAAAGTGCAATCATTCTCTATAAGGCAAATgtacttaaagctaatgacaactcTGCTAAGAGTTGGTTGGAGAAAACTGATATATAGCAATCCTTCTCCTCCAAAGTGGCTATTCATGGGCTATTTGGTGGTGAATGGTATAGTATATAGCAAAGATAGGTTGATCAAATGGGGTATGGATATGGATCCCCTTTGCCAGCTACGTAAAGGGGTTGCTGAGACTATAAATCACCTGTTTTTCACCTGTCTAGTTGCTGCAGCACTGTGGAACAAGTTGTTACAGTGGCAAGGCATTACAAGACAATGTTGGGACTAG